In Planctomycetota bacterium, the genomic window GCGAGCAACCGGCCCGTCCTGAACCCGCCATCCTTGGAGCAACCAGCTACCCCGGAGTAGATTCAACCCATCCCCAGCGCTGCACTTTTCGACCGCCCCGCGCTGCACTTTTCAACCGGCGTTCACAACGGTAAGGTGCATAGATGGAACGTTCGTACGATCTCCTGTTCGACCGCATCTGGATCGATCCCGCGCGGTGTGCCGGCAAGCCGTGCATTCGCGGTCATCGGATCTGGGTGTCGCTCGTGCTCGGCCTGCTCGCATCAGGCGCCACCGTGGCGGAGATTCTGGCCGACTACCCGGGGCTCGAGGAGGACGACATCCGGGCCTGCCTGGCATACGGCTCCGAGCTGGCCCGCGAGCGATTCGTGGACATTCCGCTTGAAGCGCCGTGAAGATCGAGCTCGACGAGAATCTCGGTGCACGCGGGCAACAG contains:
- a CDS encoding DUF433 domain-containing protein, with translation MERSYDLLFDRIWIDPARCAGKPCIRGHRIWVSLVLGLLASGATVAEILADYPGLEEDDIRACLAYGSELARERFVDIPLEAP